Below is a genomic region from Brassica napus cultivar Da-Ae unplaced genomic scaffold, Da-Ae ScsIHWf_2890;HRSCAF=3674, whole genome shotgun sequence.
TTGGGGAAGCAAAAGTGTGTGAGGAGTATAAACTGACTTATAGTgttattaaaaaggaaaactgTCTTGTGgtgtaatattttctttttttttttgtgtttcacaGTAACGACCCAACAAACACCACAAGAATCAGATCTATAAACCAAACgccatttttataaaattgaattgGGCCGGCTAAAACCTACTGTAGAAAATGACGAAACTACCCTACCCCTGTACCGACCAATTAGGCGCCTAAACAAACTGCAAAACCGGGAggagttttctttttttgtatatttgggTGAAAAGGAAAGGGCGCCAATCGAATTGGCGCTGAAATGtttttgattaattaagaaattaaacATTAACTTAACCCGGACTGAACCGTGATTTAAATGTGCCAGATCAACGGCTCAGATCTTCAGCTTCACCTATGCTCTGAAGGTTTAACCGAAAATAACACTGGATACATATAAATTCTTAGATTACTATATTCATCTcgtttataattttcttatgaAACTAGATGACGTTCTTACCGCATCCTCAAAAAGCCAATAACTATTTCAATCCTAAAGCAAGAAAGTGTTTCTTCAGGACAAGACTTCACATGTCGTTGTCGATGATATCCCGCATCATCTGAATTGGGATTAGCCCTTCTGTCCTGATTGCATCTTTGCTTGGGTCAGGACTGATGAATAACAATGTAGGCAAACCCCGAACCTGCATATTAAAGATTTGCTTTCACATTGATACACTAAGAGGAgactcatgaaaaaaaaaatagaaggtGAGAGAGTAAGAGTTTACCTGCATGTCGCGTGCAAACTCGTACTCATCATCTGTATCAACTTTCACAATCATTGCATTGCTCTCATACTCTACTGCAAGCTGTTTCAAAAATAGCAAAACTAGTTAACATGAATCTCCCGAGATATTTGCAGAGTAATAGCGAGTAGATAGAGACAATGATCTTTCCCAAAGAGTACAGCTATTTAACACGAATCTAAAGAATATAGTGAGTTACTCCAATCCCACACACAGTTCGAACAATTTCTTCTGTAAATGGAAACACGCCAAGTTCACGACAAGATATCTTTACCATAAGGAACGGGAGAGAACACATGTAAGACTGGAAATGGCTTTTTCCTATTAAACTCACCAAACACTACACGGTAGAATAAACTTGATTTACGAGAAGAGTATCTAAACTCTTGAGCTATGTCCAAACCCGACCATAGATAAATCAAGAATGCCCCCAATGCCTTTTCATAGTTCCCTTAAAAAAAACCAGTGAGCTCTCAAAACTTACCTTAGAGTCTTTGCTGAGCTAGCAAGTCTACAATTCACTGACCAACCCATTTCAAGATTCAGGATAATATGAAAGATGACGAGTAGCAAAATCCAACGTTTGTAACAATATAAGCATACTAGAGGctaaaaaaagaagcaaatgaaATGGGGAATACCGAATACGTAAGAAACAAAGAAGGTGAGGGATGAGAATCGATGTGTACCATTTCAAGTTCCTGGGCCATCAAGATACAAGGTCCACACCACGTGGCATAAAAATCAACAATGACCGGCACCTTCCTCTCTCCTTTCACCAGCTCTTGAAGTTCTTCAGCTGATAATTTCTTCTGTCAAACCAATAAAAACacgaaaaaaaattaagccaACAGCGAATCTCCCACTTGTTGTCAGTCTCATAGAGTTAGTTATCCACAGATTCTCAAAATAAGCAAATATCAATTCTGAGCAATTAGCAGTCTAGTGCTGCATAGAGCTTACACATTGTTCTTATATAACAATAAGGAGACACGAGAGTGGAGTAAGACAGTATACCACAAGATAATCTTCTCTAACAAACTTGCCGCGAGGTGGAGGGCACAGAAGCTTCCGCTGATGCGTCAACGGCGAGAAGGACAAGTTCCCGGCGGTGGAGGATGAGAACGGCGGTCGACGGATTGACGACGGAGCATGGAGTGTGGATAGAATCGGCGATAAGGGGACGTTGAGGCGAGAAAGAGTTACGGATTGAACAAGAGCCATTTTGGGAAGCGTAAGTggaaaaatgattgttttttttttttaaaagaaggtTTTTTTACACACTTGATGGGCTTTATTGATTCTTAACGGGCCAAATATTTTGAAGCCCATTTGATCTATTAGGGCACTTTAACTTTCAACTATAAATTCATACGTATGATCTTTTTGGGGAAACCCTAGCCGATCAAGTTCTCTAGTCTCTCTTCCATTTTACTCaggttagcttcttcttctaccGCGCCGATTATATCATCTTTCTTTCGGTTGTTCCGATCGTGATTTGATTGAATAGTGTTTTGTTTACAGAGATGGCCAAGTCGAAGAATCACACGGCGCATAACCAGTCGGCTAAGGCCCACAAGAACGGAATCAAGAAGCCAAGGAGGCACCGTCACACTCCCACCAGAGGGGTTAGTCTTTATAGAAGCTTAGACTTAAACTCTCtagatttgaatttttgtttcacggtttgatttgtttttttatgctGAAATGATTACAGATGGATCCTAAGTTCTTGAGGAACCAGAGGTACGCAAGGAAGCACAACGTCAAGAGCGGCGAGAATGCCACCACTGAAGATTAAGCTTTTGATTCTCTCTGAGTGACGTTTTGaggtttttttaatgaaattaagACTGTTTTAGACAAGGGAACCAATTTACATTTCGCGTTATGTTTGGTTTGATTATGTTTAAGCGTGAGGTTTATGTACTCTGTTATCCTGGCCTTCAATTTAATATCATGGATTTTCATTTCGTATGGTTTTGAGTTTCTTTATTTGATTGGTTTTTGCACAATTGTTCATATGTTATCTTGAATTGAAAACTGGGAGGCTGTATCTATCATATTTAGGGATTATATCGGACATTAGCTTGTTATTTTTTATAGGGTTCTGTAATCTAAAGTTATGTTCTGTATCATGATAGTTCTGTATTGTAAATGTATGTCTGGGACATTTGAATCGATCATCGCCCATTTGTTAGGTTCTCGTTTCATGAATATACTGGTAGCTTGTTAAAAAACTCGTATGGCTGTGCATATCACAAATATCTTCTTTGAGTTACAATAAGTTTGATTTTTGCTATCAATTATGGATTGGTATATCTTCAGATTATTAATTTGATCAAGTGATTAGAGTGTTCTGTTAGTTAGGATATTCTGTTGTTACGATCAGAGCACAACTGCTCCTTGAATATCGATAATAAGGTTTTTGTGGGCAAAAAATTCAACTTTGGTTGCGTGAAAGAAAAACACCAACAACCTAAACTCACGTGTGTATATACTTGATCACAATAGCCATAAGGCCCATAACACTTCACTAATCTCACATACCGTAAATAAGCAAAATCCCACCTGGCTCCATATGATTGGAGGTCGTCATAACTTCTACGTCACAGGCTGTCATTTTTAAAGACAGCGAGCAGATTCGCGGGAAGAGAGCGCGTGGGAATGTATTGCCTCGCGCTTGATGGCTCTCTTCAGTAAATCCATAGTGACTGAGGGTATTAACGGAATATTCTCCGTAACGTATGAACCATTATAATATTTTCCGCtgctttgtttatttcttttttgtttccttttcctcCCTTCTCTTCTGTCGCCTTTCGAAGGTTGGGGAAAGGCCTTCGCAGAAATTAAaaagctagagagagagagagagagagagagagaatctcaATTTCTTTTGATTCTCCTTATAGTAAATTAGGGTTTCCTATTTGATTTCGCCCCCTTTCGAGAGCTCAATCTCCCGCCTTTTATTCGTCTCCTTCCTCCTCTTGCTCCAAAACCCTAACTTTGCTTCGCTCGCTATTATCAATTCCTCGGATCGATTTGGTGCTGGACGTGGAGGAATCAGTGATGGGCGCCCCGGATAAGCCACAATCTAATTCCAATTCGATGCAGGTGCGTCTCTCGCTCTCGCTCTCTCGCTTTGCTTGTTCGGTCACTTGATTCGAATTAGGTTTTTCTCGATTAAGGAAATGTTCAGAGAGGaagcaaatgtttttttttttttttaactttcccTTTAAATTCACTATTGTATCGGATTGTTCAGAGAGTGAAGGTGTATCATTTGAATGAAGATGGTAAATGGGATGATAGAGGAACTGGGCATGTAAGCATCGACTACGTGGAGGTGATGTTCTGATTCTAATTGAGTTAAACTCTAttctgtaaatatattttaaggaCTTGTAGCTTAATTAAAATGCTATATGTTGCAGCGTTCTGAAGAACT
It encodes:
- the LOC125602543 gene encoding thioredoxin-like protein CITRX, chloroplastic, with amino-acid sequence MALVQSVTLSRLNVPLSPILSTLHAPSSIRRPPFSSSTAGNLSFSPLTHQRKLLCPPPRGKFVREDYLVKKLSAEELQELVKGERKVPVIVDFYATWCGPCILMAQELEMLAVEYESNAMIVKVDTDDEYEFARDMQVRGLPTLLFISPDPSKDAIRTEGLIPIQMMRDIIDNDM
- the LOC125602541 gene encoding 60S ribosomal protein L29-1, translated to MAKSKNHTAHNQSAKAHKNGIKKPRRHRHTPTRGMDPKFLRNQRYARKHNVKSGENATTED